A window from Vigna angularis cultivar LongXiaoDou No.4 chromosome 7, ASM1680809v1, whole genome shotgun sequence encodes these proteins:
- the LOC108337058 gene encoding uncharacterized protein LOC108337058, with product MDEAEFDAAFAFPSEFPYEFHSPGAEPLESGSTGTESSDEEDFFAGLTRRLGHASLHDTRKEHLLTVPICNGEKTESQKLMARGLAGSPQSILSGIGSWSGRSGGSGDGSPNGSSRVPSPTTTPFKPTNDAWDVLYAAAGQVARLRMNDEVSSKFEFQNGGVFGGVSPPVVAENAFFVNHGGPQARYPQVRPEQVLKHQCGSVWGRQEKVAWVTQQQQPQVQNRVRDLRDFGYDYEAMNCIRALPHSVWRRPLQAKPQNQQVSHFGSGSRPGLQAGSGAVNKKGCAGTGVFLPRQYGAPPPESRKKTSCPAPVLVPAKVIHALNLNIDDINAASQQRFPSAFGADYDAFLARRNALILQQKFNMRREEAANHELRLPQEWTY from the exons ATGGATGAAGCTGAGTTTGACGCCGCGTTTGCCTTCCCCTCCGAGTTTCCCTACGAGTTTCACTCGCCTGGGGCCGAACCGCTCGAGTCCGGTTCCACTGGGACCGAGAGCAGCGACGAGGAGGACTTCTTCGCCGGCTTGACTCGCCGGCTCGGTCATGCATCGCTCCATGACACCAGGAAGGAACATCTGCTCACTGTTCCAATCTGCAACGGTGAAAAAACTGAG AGTCAGAAACTGATGGCTCGGGGTTTGGCTGGGTCGCCTCAGTCTATACTCAGTGGAATCGGAAGCTGGTCTGGTCGGAGTGGCGGTTCCGGCGACGGGAGTCCCAACGGGTCTTCTCGTGTTCCCTCGCCAACGACGACGCCGTTTAAGCCTACAAATGATGCGTGGGATGTACTTTACGCGGCCGCAGGGCAAGTTGCGAGGCTGAGGATGAACGACGAAGTCTCTTCGAAGTTTGAGTTTCAGAACGGGGGAGTTTTTGGGGGTGTTTCTCCGCCAGTAGTGGCGGAGAATGCGTTTTTCGTGAACCATGGCGGTCCTCAG GCTCGGTACCCGCAGGTGAGACCGGAGCAGGTGCTGAAGCATCAGTGTGGTTCCGTTTGGGGAAGGCAAGAGAAGGTTGCTTGGGTGACCCAGCAGCAGCAGCCACAAGTTCAGAACAGAGTACGTGATTTGCGTGATTTTGGGTATGACTATGAAGCCATGAACTGCATACGCGCCTTGCCTCATTCTGTATGGCGCCGTCCTCTTCAAGCGAAGCCCCAGAATCAGCAGGTTTCGCATTTCGGATCAGGGTCACGACCCGGTTTGCAAGCTGGATCTGGCGCTGTTAACAAAAAGGGTTGCGCTGGAACAGGGGTTTTCCTGCCTCGTCAGTATGGGGCACCTCCACCGGAATCTCGCAAGAAAACAA GTTGTCCTGCTCCGGTTCTGGTCCCAGCTAAGGTTATCCATGCTTTGAACCTCAACATTGATGACATCAATGCTGCTAGCCAACAACGCTTCCCTAGTGCATTCGGGGCGGACTATG ATGCTTTTTTAGCAAGGAGAAATGCTCTTATCCTTCAACAGAAGTTCAACATGCGGCGAGAGGAGGCAGCCAACCATGAACTTCGCTTGCCTCAAGAATGGACGTACTGA